A single Aspergillus chevalieri M1 DNA, chromosome 3, nearly complete sequence DNA region contains:
- a CDS encoding uncharacterized protein (COG:S;~EggNog:ENOG410PTXR), with protein sequence MDPMTSSAGSRTPGPLRVTPHSRLSQKSCHGLADSKYDMVAPRIGSRNLDPWVGLGMNQFPGPSLLNEDDESIAYYALPPPSYHDAVHDLPPEYCSALAPLAQQKCLVHNSAPSRLSKPKSAFNVDFKSPSAIREHKGGKKTKKKPVQYSAPQETPPPNEQPPPDNGKGGGEAGGAGDGNGDDGAGGGGGGGDDDDELGLTATAGKKNKKKKKEEEERLRKEEEERQAKEEEERKAKEEEERKAAEEAAAGKKKKKGKVTTLAEPEQPPDSFQDVNLNEPPPQREAGSDAPATQSKGFSLGGWAGSWLTGRSSKEDSNSNHWSSGAENDTPKRTPGGFDFGNLEQPAVATNNAPEMKQTEEDDWGAFVTTKKDKKKKKKDIIVEEPSKEQEPEPEPEPAPPAPEPEPEPAPEVPPAEEEEPEDNSWGWGLGLLKKDKKKTKRESKMEVPPPAPEPIPEEPTEENAEKVDAWDPPVKKEKKKTSPLDILLGATSSSALNRPLAPKVAGPDDDWSSAWTSSSNQKVGMRGVTRGFVIDEHPTFEEPPPAPEPPPAVQEENDGWSAWDPPKEKRKKKSRFEPDLEPEPEEPAPEPEPEPEPEPPAPTLPDDPLYDNWDNLSSKDRKRREKSLKRRGLPIPGIDFEWPPPVPVPPEAPEPEPEPEPEPEPEPEPAPEPEPEPEPGLKSAPILPDDPLYDNWDDLSSKDKKRREKSLKRRGLPVPGIDFEWPPPPPPPAEPEPEPVLEPEPDPEPVPEPEPEPESEPAPTLPDNPLYGNWDNLSDYDKRRREKVMKRKGLPIPGVDFEWPRPPPAEPQPEPELEPQPEPAPEAEQAPAPSLPDNPLYDNWDNLSSYDKRKREKVMKRIGLPIPGIDFEWPPPPPPAEPEPEPEAEPEPAPAPTLPDNPLYDNWDNLTSYDKKRREKVMQRKGLPVPGVDFEWPPAPPAEPEPEPKPPAPTLPDDPLYDNWDSLMSTDKRRRERLLKKRGLPVPGIDFKWPPPPAEPEPQPEPEPEPGPPAPTLPDDPLYNGWDNLMSTDKRRRERLLKKRGLPVPGVDFEWPPPAPAEPEPEPEPKPEPKPEPPAPTLPDNPLYDNWDDLSSIDKRRRERSLKKRGLPIPGVDFQWPPVEPLTEPEPEPPAEPEQESPEHEQPAADDWGLWAVPQEKKESRNGKYAEQPPPPAPTPPSLGLFGDPEPIPEHHLGDPYYDEWNTPSKPPKKTEESSKSNGPKGFWATLSAAAMGIKNSTTPEKKDGTPTIPEEPEEEEQNEPKPAEEPLIDVGDEPPAEPAEPVEPEPEAPPAPAADEVDAPAAPPTPTKIPVRSKSSGKTSLLKTLEKARKEKIKEKTPTKSKSRIPELSKKVKAAERDSVPGGFPDAFDDNLEAPPPDPEPTPEPEHGADPPQDPQTEPTPSHAPPPTTLLSNTDKKKKKKDKIVETVPEAPPEPEPEPPAEPEPEPEPEPESESEPEPIISWPLFSSKPKKTKKKKAVEPEPEPEPEPEPEPKLEPGSVPAPTLPDNPLYDNWDNLSSIDKRRRERSLKKRGLPIPGVDFEWPPPPVEPELEPPAPEPEPEPEPEPEPEEPEPEPEPILSWPLFSSKPKKTKKSKPVEPEPEPAPVPEPEPPAEPEPEPEPEPEPAPPPKRKSKTVKPDPWSVLLTKTEKKKKKKSQPAPEPPPPPPEPEPEPKPEPEPEPEPEPEPAPEPEPESESEEEPIITWPFFVSKGKKKKPKPAEPEPEPKPEPELESQPESESKSLGEEPEPEPEPEPEPKSESEPEPIISWPFFMGRSKKKAPKPAESEPEPEPEPAPDPEPEPQPEPEPIQTKAERKKKQKARAVEPEPEPEPEPVPLTKAERKKKKKSKFAEPEPEPSPDPEPELKPEPEPEPKPKVEKKKRGSRIVEPPELEPEPEPEAEPEQVSESSSESEQEPEPEPEPEPESEPEPEPEKPAKRSKRSKKTATVREPPAEDTQPSEEPEVEHRAPPTPPPEPEPEKRKKKQRARIEQPDAKPSRRDSKYRDAETPRRSKSNRHSKSRGLENEGKMSSGSEIEQEERERQERRERHRETKQNKEMGFSNVFLRERPQSFGRSKSYRRHESRRPSLELDEPRIPSPPPEDRPMVSDKVARMMGLGGDANGGIDGRSKSRKDKHASKRRSRAHSYGNRDDDMVIVNEEDAEGPSPRDSRESRNPKRRHSRKSKPRPDDPPDDVAMGDADQGPEVVSGPDDIAFVEPPPRERRLKRSNTVPKKEGLMGFFQSVKQKATRQEVPDRRKSRHYHRDEDKYATDPERDDRRRRRDDRRKRHAREDTDAEGFATERIPGDFPDPEAEEAEARRAARRARRASRYGAPDDMEARDAEERRARRKEKERAARDAHERQLREEEEEERRREEKRARRAAREERRAREEDGAREAEERAEAKAAERRERRRMKDEKMTNGMSRHGTKSRRHRSRAGDRVPDELPPEEYQYHTEPELQPRHYRSHRSVDEGAKRRSRHRSRGPEPPNDPPPMMSGGKREKISSWVHSQADDPPEPPPVVPTLVDVPPPPDEPLNTHSISSDEEARRDLRRRARRRARHPDHEIEERRPRRRDEPHPEHERKSSSGSGDQHGAQAGIGRIMPGWLKRFTVG encoded by the exons ATGGATCCCATGACTTCGTCCGCAGGATCGCGCACACCAGGACCTCTGCGCGTAACTCCTCATAGCCGGTTATCCCAGAAATCATGCCATGGATTGGCAGACTCGAAATATGACATGGTGGCTCCTCGGATCGGGTCGCGGAATTTGGATCCATGGGTGGGATTGGGGATGAACCAG TTCCCGGGACCGAGTTTGCTAAACGAAGACGACGAATCGATCGCCTATTATGCGCTTCCGCCACCCTCCTACCATGATGCCGTACACGATCTTCCCCCAGAATACTGCTCCGCTCTTGCACCGTTAGCCCAGCAGAAATGCCTCGTCCATAACTCCGCTCCCTCGAGACTCTCGAAGCCCAAATCCGCGTTCAATGTCGACTTCAAATCGCCCTCCGCAATTCGCGAACACAAGGGCGGCAAAAAGACCAAGAAGAAACCAGTCCAATACTCCGCACCGCAGGAAACACCACCGCCGAACGAACAACCTCCCCCGGACAATGGGAAAGGCGGCGGTGAGGCAGGTGGTGCGGGCGATGGAAACGGAGACGACGGCGCAGGCGGTGGTGGAGGGGGaggcgacgatgacgatgaattGGGCTTGACTGCAACCGctgggaagaagaacaagaagaaaaagaaagaggaagaagagcgcttgaggaaggaggaggaagagcggCAAGcgaaagaggaggaggaaagaaaagccaaggaggaggaagagaggaaagCAGCAGAAGAGGCCGCCgctgggaagaagaaaaagaagggcaAG GTAACTACGCTGGCTGAACCTGAACAACCTCCAGATTCGTTCCAGGATGTCAATCTGAACGAGCCCCCGCCGCAGCGTGAGGCCGGTTCGGACGCTCCTGCGACACAATCAAAAGGTTTCAGTCTTGGTGGTTGGGCTGGTAGTTGGCTTACTGGCAGGAGCTCGAAAGAagacagcaacagcaaccacTGGTCCTCCGGCGCCGAAAACGACACCCCGAAGAGGACGCCAGGGGGTTTTGATTTCGGCAACCTCGAACAACCTGCAGTTGCTACAAACAATGCTCCGGAAATGAAACAAACCGAAGAGGATGACTGGGGCGCCTTTGTCACGACGAAGAAggataagaagaagaagaagaaagacatCATCGTGGAAGAGCCCtcaaaagaacaagaaccCGAGCCTGAACCGGAGCCTGCTCCTCCAGctccagagccagagccagagcctgCTCCCGAAGTGCCACCcgcagaggaggaagagcccGAGGATAACTCATGGGGCTGGGGTCTTGGGTTGTTGAAAaaggacaagaagaagacgaagagggAATCCAAGATGGAGGTGCCTCCGCCCGCACCAGAACCTATCCCCGAAGAACCTACCGAAGAGAACGCTGAGAAGGTCGACGCTTGGGATCCACCGGttaagaaagagaagaagaaaacgagTCCTCTTGATATCCTACTTGGTGCAACATCCTCGTCTGCATTAAATCGTCCACTGGCACCCAAGGTTGCTGGCCCGGACGACGATTGGTCGAGCGCTTGGACTTCGTCAAGTAATCAGAAAGTTGGCATGAGGGGGGTTACGAGGGGTTTTGTTATCGATGAACATCCGACTTTTGAGGAGCCTCCACCGGCACCCGAACCCCCACCAGCGGTGCAGGAAGAAAATGATGGCTGGTCAGCATGGGATCCTCCTaaggagaaaaggaagaaaaagagcagATTCGAGCCAGATCTCGAACCTGAACCGGAAGAACCTGCTCCTGAACcagagcccgagccagaacCTGAACCGCCAGCGCCTACGTTACCGGATGATCCTCTTTACGACAACTGGGACAATCTATCTAGCAAGGATAGGAAGCGACGTGAGAAATCACTAAAGCGAAGAGGTCTTCCGATTCCTGGTATAGATTTCGAATGGCCACCACCTGTGCCCGTACCTCCGGAGGCACCTGagccagaaccagaaccagagcccgagcccgagcccgagcctgAACCAGCACCTGAACCAGAAccggagccggagccggGGCTAAAGTCAGCACCCATATTACCTGACGACCCCCTCTATGATAACTGGGATGATTTATCCAGCAAGGATAAGAAGCGGCGCGAAAAGTCACTAAAGAGAAGAGGTCTCCCAGTCCCTGGAATTGACTTTGAATGGCCAccaccccctcctcctccagcgGAACCTGAGCCAGAGCCTGTCCTTGAACCGGAACCTGATCCCGAACCTGTGCCTGAGCCAGAGCCGGAACCAGAATCAGAACCAGCGCCCACATTGCCAGACAACCCTCTTTATGGCAACTGGGACAATCTCTCAGATTATGATAAGAGGCGGCGTGAAAaggtgatgaagaggaaaggcCTCCCAATACCAGGTGTGGATTTTGAATGGCCACGGCCTCCTCCAGCAGAGCCTCAACCTGAACCTGAGCTTGAGCCCCAGCCCGAGCCAGCACCAGAAGCAGAACAAGCGCCAGCACCTTCATTGCCAGATAATCCTCTCTATGATAACTGGGACAATCTCTCGAGTTATGATAAGAGGAAGCGTGAAAAGGTGATGAAAAGGATAGGCCTCCCGATACCAGGAATTGACTTTGAATggccaccaccgcctcctCCAGCAGAGCCTGAGCCCGAGCCTGAGGCGGAGCCagaaccagcaccagcgcccACATTGCCAGACAACCCTCTTTATGATAACTGGGATAACCTCACAAGTTATGACAAGAAGAGGCGTGAAAAGGTTATGCAGAGGAAAGGCCTCCCAGTGCCAGGAGTAGATTTTGAGTGGCCGCCCGCTCCCCCAGCAGAACCTGAGCCAGAGCCAAAGCCTCCAGCGCCCACTTTGCCAGATGATCCTCTCTATGATAACTGGGATAGCCTCATGAGTACTGACAAGAGAAGGCGTGAGAGGTTGCTGAAAAAGAGGGGTCTCCCCGTCCCTGGAATAGACTTCAAGTGGCCACCACCTCCAGCGGAACCTGAGCCTCAGCCCGAGCCCGAACCCGAACCTGGACCCCCAGCACCAACTTTACCTGATGATCCTCTCTACAATGGTTGGGATAACCTCATGAGTACTGACAAGAGAAGGCGCGAGAGGCTACTGAAGAAGAGAGGTCTTCCAGTCCCTGGGGTAGATTTTGAGTGGCCGCCACCTGCTCCAGCAGaacctgagcctgagcccGAGCCCAAGCCCGAGCCCAAGCCCGAGCCTCCAGCACCGACTTTGCCAGACAATCCTCTCTATGATAATTGGGATGATCTCTCAAGTATTGACAAGAGGAGGCGTGAGAGGTCGCTGAAGAAGAGAGGTCTTCCAATTCCTGGAGTTGATTTTCAGTGGCCGCCTGTTGAACCTCTAACGGAACCTGAACCTGAACCACCCGCGGAACCAGAACAGGAATCTCCCGAGCATGAGCAACCCGCCGCCGACGATTGGGGTCTTTGGGCTGTTCcccaggaaaagaaggagagcaGGAACGGCAAATACGCAGAGCAGCCTCCACCTCCCGCGCCTACTCCACCCTCTCTGGGTCTGTTCGGAGATCCTGAACCTATTCCCGAGCATCATCTAGGTGATCCGTACTACGACGAATGGAATACTCCTTCGAAgccgccgaagaagacggagGAGTCTTCCAAATCAAATGGCCCAAAAGGGTTCTGGGCGACGCTTAGTGCTGCAGCTATGGGCATTAAGAATTCTACGACTCCCGAGAAAAAAGACGGGACGCCAACCATTCCAGAGGAaccggaggaggaggagcagAATGAGCCGAAACCTGCTGAAGAACCGCTCATTGACGTTGGCGATGAGCCGCCAGCAGAGCCAGCTGAACCTGTCGAACCTGAGCCTGAGGCGCCTCCCGCGCCTGCTGCAGACGAGGTAGACGCGCCAGCCGCCCCGCCAACGCCAACGAAGATCCCCGTAAGGTCCAAATCATCGGGGAAGACGTCTCTTCTAAAGACGTTGGAAAAGGCCAGGAAGGAGAAGATAAAGGAGAAAACGCCAACTAAATCCAAGTCGAGAATACCTGAGCTGTCTAAGAAAGTCAAGGCGGCGGAGCGAGATTCGGTGCCCGGAGGATTTCCGGACGCCTTTGATGATAACCTCGAAGCGCCACCCCCTGATCCGGAACCCACGCCAGAGCCAGAACACGGGGCGGACCCACCGCAGGACCCACAAACAGAACCAACTCCATCGCACGCGCCGCCGCCAACTACATTGTTGTCCAACACcgacaagaaaaagaaaaagaaggacaAGATAGTCGAAACTGTTCCTGAGGCGCCTCCTGAGCCGGAGCCGGAACCACCTGCTGAACCTGAGCCagaaccagagccagagccggagtcggagtcggagCCGGAACCCATCATATCTTGGCCGCTGTTCTCATCAAAGCCGAAGAAGActaagaagaagaaagcagttgagcctgagcctgagcctgagcctgagcctgagcctgaacCAAAACTGGAACCAGGATCAGTGCCAGCACCCACTTTGCCAGATAATCCTCTCTATGATAATTGGGATAACCTCTCAAGTATTGACAAGAGGAGGCGTGAGAGGTCGCTGAAGAAGAGAGGTCTTCCAATTCCTGGAGTTGATTTTGAGTGGCCACCACCTCCAGTGGAGCCTGAACTAGAGCCCCCTGCACCAGAGCCGGAGCCAGAACCGGAGCCAGAACCTGAACCTgaggagccagagccagagccggAACCCATCTTATCCTGGCCGCTGTTCTCATCAAAGCcaaagaagaccaagaagtCCAAACCAGTTGAGCCGGAACCAGAACCCGCTCCTGTGCCAGAACCCGAACCTCCTGCTGAACCAGAACCGGAGCCAGaacctgagcctgagcctgctCCCCCGCCAAAACGAAAGTCTAAGACTGTTAAGCCTGATCCTTGGTCGGTTCTGTTGACGAAAacggagaaaaagaaaaagaaaaagtccCAACCTGCTCCTGAACCCCCTCCGCCTCCCCCagagcctgagcctgagccgaagccggagcctgagccagagccagagccagagccagaacctgCTCCCGAGCCAGAACCGGAGTCAGAATCTGAGGAAGAGCCAATCATCACCTGGCCATTCTTCGTGTCAAAGGgtaaaaagaagaagcccaagcCTGCTGAACCGGAACCGGAGCCTAAACCGGAGCCTGAGCTTGAGTCCCAACCTGAATCAGAGTCCAAGTCGTTAGGAGAAGAACCAGAACCGGAGCCTGAACCTGAGCCCGAGCCCAAGTCTGAGTCAGAGCCAGAACCCATTATCTCTTGGCCCTTCTTTATGGGAAGgagcaagaagaaagcaCCCAAACCTGCAGAATCTGAACCGgagcctgagcctgaacCCGCACCTGATCCAGAACCAGAGCCGCAGCCAGAACCAGAGCCAATTCAAACGAAGgcggaaaggaagaagaagcagaaggctAGGGCTGTTGAACCAGAGCCcgaaccagagccagagccagttcctctgacaaaggcagagaggaagaaaaagaagaagtccAAGTTCGCCGAGCCAGAACCTGAACCCTCTCCTGATCCAGAGCCCGAGCTTAAACCTGAGCCTGAACCAGAACCGAAGCCAAAggtagaaaagaagaaaaggggaTCCAGGATCGTTGAACCTCCTGAGCTTGAACCCGAACCGGAGCCAGAGGCAGAGCCAGAACAAGTTTCTGAGTCAAGTTCCGAATCGGAACAGGAGCCAGAGCCCGAACCTGAACCGGAGCCTGAATCAGaacccgagcccgagcctgAGAAACCTGCGAAGAGGAGCAAGAGAAGCAAGAAGACTGCAACGGTCAGGGAGCCACCAGCGGAGGACACTCAACCCTCAGAGGAACCGGAAGTCGAACACAGGGCTCCTCCAACACCCCCGCCTGAGCCCGAGCCCGAAAAGCGAAAGAAAAAGCAGCGAGCTCGTATTGAGCAACCCGATGCCAAGCCAAGTCGTCGAGATTCTAAGTATCGAGACGCAGAGACCCCAAGGCGATCGAAATCCAACAGGCACTCCAAATCACGCGGACTCGAAAACGAGGGCAAGATGTCATCTGGATCTGAAATTGAGCAAGAAGAACGGGAGCGGCAGGAACGAAGAGAAAGACATCGAGAAACTAAGCAGAACAAGGAAATGGGTTTTTCGAACGTCTTTCTCCGCGAGCGGCCGCAGTCCTTTGGCCGGTCGAAATCGTACAGACGGCATGAGTCTAGGCGTCCGTCTCTGGAGCTCGATGAGCCTAGAATACCTTCACCGCCGCCAGAGGATCGACCAATGGTCTCTGATAAGGTGGCCAGAATGATGGGTCTGGGTGGTGATGCGAACGGTGGCATTGATGGTCGCTCGAAGTCGCGAAAGGACAAGCATGCATCTAAGAGAAGATCTA GGGCTCATTCGTATGGCAATAGGGATGACGATATGGTCATCGTGAATGAAGAAGATGCCGAGGGTCCGTCGCCGAGAGATTCAAGAGAATCAAGGAACCCGAAAAGGCGACATAGTAGAAAG TCAAAACCTCGGCCCGATGATCCTCCTGACGACGTTGCTATGGGTGATGCGGATCAGGGCCCGGAAGTGGTTTCAGGACCTGACGACATCGCCTTTGTCGAACCACCACCCCGTGAACGACGCCTCAAACGCTCCAACACTGTGCCAAAGAAAGAGGGTCTCATGGGATTTTTCCAATCGGTTAAACAAAAGGCGACCCGTCAGGAAGTGCCGGACCGGCGCAAGTCCCGTCACTACCATCGCGATGAGGACAAGTACGCGACGGATCCTGAACGGGACGATCGACGCCGGCGACGGGACGATAGAAGGAAACGCCATGCGAGGGAAGATACTGATGCTGAGGGTTTCGCCACTGAACGTATTCCTGGAGACTTCCCAGATCCGGAGGCGGAAGAAGCGGAGGCTAGACGAGCGGCTCGCAGAGCACGTCGTGCTTCGCGCTATGGAGCTCCTGACGATATGGAGGCTCGCGACGCTGAAGAGAGACGGGCTAGgcgaaaggaaaaagaaagagctGCTCGTGACGCACACGAAAGACAACTtcgagaagaggaggaagaggaaagacgtcgggaggagaagagagcTCGTCGAGCTGCGCGCGAGGAGCGTCGAGCCCGCGAAGAAGATGGGGCCCGAGAAGCTGAAGAGCGCGCCGAAGCGAAAGCAGCAGAACGACGCGAACGACGTCGCATGAAGGACGAGAAGATGACAAATGGAATGTCAAGACACGGCACGAAATCAAGACGCCATCGCTCGCGTGCCGGAGACAGAGTCCCTGACGAACTTCCTCCCGAGGAATACCAGTACCACACTGAACCTGAACTTCAACCTCGCCATTACCGCTCCCATCGCTCTGTCGATGAAGGTGCCAAGAGACGGAGTCGTCACAGGTCTCGTGGCCCAGAGCCCCCTAATGACCCGCCGCCAATGATGTCtggagggaagagagaaaagatcTCATCCTGGGTCCATTCCCAAGCCGATGATCCGCCAGAGCCGCCACCGGTCGTGCCAACCTTAGTCGACGTTCCGCCCCCGCCAGACGAGCCACTGAACACGCACTCGATCTCATCAGACGAGGAAGCACGCCGTGACTTGCGTCGACGGGCACGAAGACGCGCGCGTCATCCAGATCATGAAATCGAAGAGAGGCGCCCGAGGAGGCGCGATGAGCCTCACCCCGAACATGAACGGAAGAGTAGCTCCGGAAGTGGTGATCAGCATGGTGCGCAGGCTGGTATTGGTAGAATCATGCCCGGTTGGTTGAAGAGGTTTACTGTGGGATAG
- a CDS encoding putative eukaryotic translation initiation factor 3 subunit EifCh (COG:J;~EggNog:ENOG410PJE2;~InterPro:IPR027524,IPR037518,IPR000555;~MEROPS:MER0021886;~PFAM:PF01398;~go_component: GO:0005737 - cytoplasm [Evidence IEA];~go_component: GO:0005852 - eukaryotic translation initiation factor 3 complex [Evidence IEA];~go_function: GO:0003743 - translation initiation factor activity [Evidence IEA];~go_function: GO:0005515 - protein binding [Evidence IEA];~go_function: GO:0008237 - metallopeptidase activity [Evidence IEA];~go_function: GO:0070122 - isopeptidase activity [Evidence IEA]), which yields MAEKGAPLAAVKVEALVAMKIIKHGSQSFPTTATGSIVGMDVDGTLEITNCFPFPVVDLPPESHFDTTAPNPAAAAPRAKANVVYQAEMIRMLREVNVDANNVGWYTSANMGNFVNMNVIENQFFYQKEMNERTVALVHDVSRSAQGTLSLRAFRLSPKFMTAFKENKFTAEELQKSNLRYQDIFVELPVEIHNSHLITSFIHQLQTPNPSGPTDLPPSLAALESSPYAKSSVLTPNFDNLSLNVDPFLEKNCDLLFDSIETHHTETNNFQYYQRALAREQTKINNWQQKRKTENATRATLKQPLLPEDEWQRLFKLPQEPSRLESMLNSRQVEQYARQIDGFVSATTGKMFAVKGNLLPGETAK from the exons ATGGCCGA GAAAGGAGCTCCCCTCGCGGCCGTCAAGGTCGAGGCCCTG GTGGCCATGAAAATCATCAAGCATGGCTCCCAGTCCTTCCCGACCACCGCTACCGGTTCGATCGTTGGTATGGATGTTGACGGTACTTTGGAAATCACCAACTGCTTCCCGTTCCCCGTTGTCGATTTGCCTCCGGAGTCGCACTTTGACACCACTGCGCCCAACCCGGCCGCTGCTGCTCCCCGTGCGAAGGCAAACGTGGTCTACCAGGCAGAGATGATCCGAATGCTTCGCGAGGTCAACGTCGATGCGAACAACGTCGGTTGGTACACGAGCGCGAACATGGGCAACTTTGTCAACATGAACGTGATCGAGAACCAGTTCTTTTACCAGAAGGAGATGAACGAGCGGACAGTTGCTCTTGTTCACGATGTCAGCCGTAGCGCTCAGGGTACCCTGAGCCTCAGAGCGTTCCGTCTGTCGCCCAAGTTCATGACTGCATTCAAGGAGAACAAGTTCACGGCTGAAGA ATTGCAAAAGTCCAACTTGAGATACCAGGACATCTTCGTTGAACTGCCTGTCGAAATTCACAACTCCCACTTGATCACCTCTTTCATCCACCAACTCCAGACCCCTAACCCCTCGGGCCCTACGGACCTCCCCCCATCTCTGGCCGCCTTGGAATCCAGCCCTTACGCCAAGTCGTCCGTCCTTACCCCCAACTTTGACAACCTGTCGCTCAACGTGGACCCCTTCCTCGAGAAGAACTGCGACCTTCTCTTTGACAGCATCGAGACTCACCACACCGAAACCAACAACTTCCAGTACTACCAGCGTGCGCTCGCTCGTGAACAGACCAAGATCAACAACTGGCAGCAAAAGCGCAAGACCGAGAACGCCACCCGTGCAACCCTCAAGCAGCCCCTCCTTCCCGAGGACGAATGGCAACGGTTGTTCAAGCTGCCCCAGGAGCCTAGCCGCCTGGAGAGCATGCTCAATAGCCGACAAGTGGAACAGTACGCGCGCCAGATCGACGGCTTTGTTTCTGCCACGACAGGCAAGATGTTTGCCGTCAAGGGTAACCTTTTGCCCGGAGAGACCGCCAAATAA
- a CDS encoding putative mitochondrial carrier protein (COG:C;~EggNog:ENOG410PHX0;~InterPro:IPR018108,IPR023395;~PFAM:PF00153), whose translation MVSCLMITPAEVLKQNAQVIEKSGGQQTAAIQVFSRFRHKPWKLWSGYAALVGRNLPFTGLHFPLFEYVRSHVVDWRQEEKRKDKGGNGGELGRIQEWNPVLERAVLTGFSAGLSGMIASIVTTPIDVIKTRVMLAASNGYVSGGEGGDAAPGPDTMKKIGTRGTIDVGKEIWENEGIKGLFKGGLIRAAWTAVSLGLYLSIYEAGRFYLENRRKDRDGKAQEKEGEGVI comes from the coding sequence ATGGTCTCCTGCCTCATGATCACTCCCGCAGAGGTACTCAAACAGAACGCGCAGGTCATCGAGAAAAGTGGTGGCCAGCAGACTGCTGCGATCCAGGTGTTTTCGCGGTTCAGGCATAAACCGTGGAAATTGTGGAGTGGGTACGCAGCGCTTGTGGGGAGGAATTTGCCATTTACGGGGCTGCATTTTCCGCTTTTCGAATATGTGCGCTCACATGTTGTTGATTGGAGgcaggaggagaagagaaaggataAGGGTGGGAATGGGGGTGAGTTGGGGCGGATACAGGAGTGGAATCCTGTGCTGGAGCGGGCAGTTTTGACGGGGTTTTCGGCTGGTTTATCAGGAATGATTGCTTCCATTGTTACTACGCCGATTGATGTGATTAAGACGAGGGTTATGCTTGCTGCTAGTAATGGATATGTCAGTGGTGGTGAAGGAGGGGATGCTGCTCCCGGGCCAGAtacgatgaagaagatagGGACGCGGGGAACGATTGATGTTGGGAAGGAGATTTGGGAGAATGAGGGCATAAAGGGGCTTTTCAAAGGAGGGTTGATTCGGGCTGCGTGGACTGCCGTTTCGCTGGGGTTGTATTTGAGTATCTACGAGGCAGGGAGGTTCTATCTTGAAAACAGACGGAAGGATAGGGATGGCAAGGCACAGGAGAAAGAGGGCGAGGGTGTTATATAG
- a CDS encoding arylformamidase (COG:E;~EggNog:ENOG410PPKB;~InterPro:IPR027519,IPR029058;~go_function: GO:0004061 - arylformamidase activity [Evidence IEA];~go_process: GO:0019441 - tryptophan catabolic process to kynurenine [Evidence IEA]), with translation MADQLVEETLRYGSHSLQTITVATVPNGLATGLWVVLIHGGAWRDPTQTADSFLRPAASILKSNPTYSTVFSRITGFASISYRLSAHPNHPQDPQNTDAYELRNVKHPDHIRDVQAALRLLQNTYGFGEEYLLAGHSCGATLAFQCVMDRLQLHDEEEDIAQPKAILGTEGIYDVRLLRDTHKHITAYQEFSEGAFGSDESVWDAASPAVKGEDGLSGVERGWKSGLVAIVAHSEEDNLVDRGQANAMTNVLYRWEARKEQTRRVIWLQLRGEHDEPWEKGDELARAIAATIQELSRNVIS, from the exons ATGGCTGACCAGCTTGTTGAAGAGACTCTCCGCTACGGCTCTCACTCTCTCCAGACCATCACCGTCGCTACAGTCCCGAATGGACTTGCGACTGGCCTCTGGGTGGT TCTCATCCATGGCGGCGCCTGGCGCGATCCAACTCAAACCGCTGATTCATTCCTCCGTCCTGCCGCATCGATTCTCAAATCCAACCCCACCTACAGCACCGTCTTCTCACGCATAACCGGCTTCGCATCTATTAGCTACAGACTCAGTGCTCATCCGAATCACCCACAAGACCCGCAAAACACGGATGCGTACGAACTGCGCAATGTCAAACACCCAGATCACATCCGCGATGTGCAAGCGGCGCTGAGGCTTCTGCAGAACACCTACGGCTTCGGGGAGGAATACCTTCTTGCGGGACACAGTTGTGGAGCTACTTTGGCGTTCCAATGTGTCATGGACAGACTGCAACTgcatgatgaggaagaagatatTGCTCAGCCGAAGGCGATCCTGGGAACCGAGGGGATCTATGATGTGAGACTCTTGCGAGATACCCATAAGCATATTACTGCATATCAGGAGTTCTCCGAGGGAGCATTTGGCTCTGATGAGTCTGTTTGGGATGCCGCATCGCCCGCCGTCAAAGGAGAAGATGGTTTATCTGGAGTCGAGCGTGGTTGGAAGTCTGGCTTGGTGGCCATAGTCGCACATTCGGAAGAGGACAACTTGGTCGATAGGGGTCAAGCAAATGCGATGACAAATGTTCTTTACCGCTGGGAAGCGCGGAAAGAGCAGACTCGGCGTGTCATTTGGCTACAGCTGAGGGGCGAGCATGATGAGCCGTGGGAGAAGGGCGACGAACTGGCAAGGGCAATTGCTGCCACGATCCAGGAACTATCTCGTAATGTGATATCATAG